The stretch of DNA CCTCTTCGCCGGGCGTTCGGCTTGAAGAAGATCATCGTCTCTACGTATCAGGCTGTATCCGGAGCAGGAGCGAAAGCGGTTGAAGAACTGAATGAGCAGACGAAAGCAATCATCAACGGGGAGAATTATGAACCGGGAATTCTGCCGGTGGGCAGCGGCAAGAAGCATTATCAGATTGCTTTTAACGCAATTCCGCAAATCGATAAGTTCGAGGAGAATGGCTATACATTCGAAGAAATGAAAATGATTAATGAAACGAAGAAAATCATGCATATGCCTCAATTGCATGTGGCAGCTACTTGCGTCCGTCTTCCGGTGGCGACAGGACATTCAGAGTCCGTCTATTTTGAAGTGGAAAAGCAGGGCTTAAATGCTTCAGATATTCAGGAGCAATTAAAAGAAGCGCCTGGAATTGTGCTTGAAGACAATCCTTCCGAGCAAGTATATCCAATGCCAGCGAATTGCGTAGGCAAAAACGATGTGTTTGTCGGACGCATCCGTAAAGATCTGGATGAAGATGCAGGTTTTCATATGTGGGTCGTTTCTGATAACCTATTAAAAGGAGCGGCTTGGAACTCCGTTCAGATTGCAGAAACATTAATTGAAATGGGCCTTGTTCAGGCGAAATAAAAAGCCTAACGTTCACCAAGGACAGGTAGAGGTGTAAATAATGAAAATCATCGTACAAAAATTTGGCGGAACATCTGTCCGCGATCAGCAATCGCGATTAAATGCCAAACGTCATATTGAAAAAGCAATGAAAGAGGGGTACAAGGTCGTTGTCGTGGTCTCCGCTATGGGCCGTAAAGGCGAGCCGTATGCGACCGACACGCTGTTGTCACTAGTGAACGGGGAAGAAATGAAGCTGACTGCAAGAGAGCAGGATATGCTTCTTTCTTGTGGAGAGATTATTTCCAGTCTCGTTTTTGCAAATATGCTGCTGGATAATGGAATCTCCGCTTGCGCCTTAAATGGCGCCCAGGCGGGATTTATGACAAACAGCGAACATACGAACGCGAAAATACTGGAAATGAAATGCACTAGACTGCTAAGCGAACTCGAAACCCATGATGTGGTTGTCGTTGCTGGTTTCCAAGGAGCCAATAAGGCGGGAGATGTGACAACAATCGGCCGCGGCGGAAGCGACACATCAGCGGCCGCTTTAGGTGCGGCTTTGGGAGCGGAGTGGGTCGATATCTTTACGGATGTGGAAGGGATTATGACGGCTGACCCTAGAATTGCCGATAAAGCCCGCCCGCTGGCTGTTGTGACCTATAACGAAGTGTGCAATATGGCTTATCAGGGGGCAAAAGTCATCCATCCGCGAGCGGTGGAGATTGCGATGCAGGCGAAGGTGCCTATCCGCATCCGTTCCACGTATTCAGATGGTGTAGGAACGCTAGTGACGTCACTAGCTAAGCAAAACAAAGGGTCCGATATTCGCGAACGTTTAGTGACGGGAATTGCTCACGTAGCGGATGTAGCCCAAATCAAAGTGCATGCGAAAAAGGACCACTATAATTTGCAGGCGGAAGTATTTAAAGCGATGGCGAATGAGCACATCTCAGTTGATTTCATCAATATTTCTCCTACTGGTGTCGTCTATACTGTGAATGGGAAAATGGCAGAGCACGCCCGAGAGGTGTTGCGAAGCTTAGGATACGAACCAGAAATTGAAAAGGGATGTGCCAAGGTTTCGGTAGTTGGAGCCGGCATGACTGGCGTGCCTGGAGTAACCTCGACGATTGTTCATGCGCTTGCTGATAAAGGAGTGCGCATCCTGCAGTCAGCAGACAGCCATACTACGATCTGGGTGCTTGTCAAGAACGAAGAGTTAACCACAGCCGTTAATGCCCTGCATGATGCATTTCATTTGCATGAAGAACATTTTGAATATGAATTTAAGAAATAAGCCGCTTAGAAAGAGGAGGAGAAAGCATGGCTTCATTTGGTCGGGTCTCTACCGCGATGGTAACCCCTTTTGATTCAAAAGGGAATATTGATTTTGGGAAAATTACGCAACTGGTTGATTACTTAATCGAAAATGGAACAGATTCAATCGTTGTAGCCGGCACAACAGGGGAGTCCCCTACGCTGACTTCCGAAGAGAAGATCGCTTTATTTAAACATACAGTTACAGCGGCAGCTGGACGAGTACCGGTTATTGCCGGTACAGGCAGCAATAATACAAAGAGCACAATTGAGCTGACAAAGAAAGCGGAAGAAGCCGGTGTGGACGCGATTATGCTCGTTGCCCCGTATTATAATAAGCCGAATCAAGAAGGGATTTACCAGCATTTCAAAACAGCTGCTCTTGCTACTTCACTGCCGGTGATGCTTTACAATATTCCGGGACGTGCAGGGGTGAATATTGCGCCGGAAACGATCATTCAATTGTCTGAAATCGACAATATTGTCGCTGTGAAAGAAGCCAGCGGGGATATAGATGCGGTGACGGAAATCATTGCAAAAACGGCGAATGATTTCCTTGTTTATTGCGGGGACGATGGGCTGACTCTTCCCGTATTGTCTGTCGGCGGAGATGGAGTCGTATCGGTCGCTTCTCACATTGCCGGAAAGGAAATGCAGCAAATGGTCACAGCTTTCCTTGAAGGCAATATTCAGCAAGCAGCGAAGATTCATCAAGAGCTGCTGCCTCTGATGAGAGGATTGTTTGCTGCGCCAAGTCCGGTGCCGGTCAAAACAGCTCTGCAAATCAAAGGAATGGATATGGGATCGGTTCGCTTGCCGCTCGTTCCTTTGACAGAAGCCGAGAGAGCCCGCTTACTGAAACTGCTCTAATCATCCCGTTTGCACAAAAGCTGCAGGAATAACTAGAATAAATAATCTTGATGCATGAGGCTGGGGCATAACTAAATTTGCTGACATGAAAGCCAAATCTTGTGTTTTAATTAAATATGAAAAACGATAAAGCCGAACTATTACGAAGCTCTCCATTAGAGTTCTGAATAATAGTTCGGCTTTTATTATTAGTTGAAAACCTGTTATCCCCGCCTCATGATTGCGGGAATACATAGCGATGTTCCGCCGGACAGAAGAATGTATTGGCTTTACTTTCCTTCATCCATTATAATAAAACTATTGGTATGGGACGGGCTGGTCTTGTATATAGGAGGAATTATAAATTGGGTAAGAAGAAAAACGAAATAATTAAAGTGATTCCGCTTGGCGGAGTAGGTGAAATTGGAAAGAATATGACGGTCATCGAAGTTGACCAGGAGATCTTTGTGGTTGATGCGGGATTGATGTTCCCGGAAAACGAAATGCTCGGGATCGATACGGTCATTCCCGATATTTCTTATTTAATCGAAAATAAAGAGCGCGTAAAAGGAATTTTTCTTACTCATGGACATGAAGACGCGATTGGAGCTTTAGGCTATGTGCTGAAGAAAGTAAAAGCGCCGGTGTATGGAACGAAACTGACGATTGCTTTGGCGAAGATGCGCTTGCGTGAAGAAAACGTTAAAGATGAAGTGAAGTACTACACCGTTCATTCGGATTCCAAGCTTCGGTTTGAAGGGGTGGATGTCACATTCTTCCGTACAACGCACAGCATTCCTGATTCACTCGGTGTTGCGATTTTAACTTCAGAAGGGGCGATTGTTCATACCGGAGAATTTAAATTTGATCAGGCGGCTAAAGGCTTTTATGAACCGGACATCGGCAAGATGGCTCAGTTAGGCCGCAATGGTGTCTTTATGCTGTTGTCTGATTCAACGGAAGCAGAGCGCCCCGGACATACAACGTCTGAATCTGTGGTTGCTGGCCAGTTATCCGATGCGTTTCATTCGGCGAAAGGGCGGGTGATTGTAGCTTCCTTTGCTTCCAATCTTGTCCGCATTCAGCAAGTATTTGATGCCGCTTATGAAAACGGCCGGAAAGTGGCAATCAGCGGAAGAAGCTTGCAGCGCGTCAATGATATTGCCATCAAGCTGGGCTATTTAAATGTCAAAGAGGATGTGCTAATTAGCCTGCAGGAAATCTCTGAATACCCGGATCACAAAGTGGTCATTTTAACGACAGGTGTTCAGGGCGAGCCAATCGAAGCATTGCAGAAGATGGCCAAAGGGGCGAATAAGCATGTCAAAATCAAACAAAACGATACCGTGTTGCTGACGGCGACGCCATCCCCTGGATTGGAGCTTCTGATGGCTAAAACCGTCAATCTTCTTTACCGCGCCGGAGCGACCGTATTAACAGGGGACCGCAAAGTTCATGTATCGGGACACGGCTTTCAGGAAGATTTGAAGTTTATGCTGAACATCATGAAACCGCGTTTCTTTGTTCCAATTCAAGGGGAGTACCGCATGCTGAAATCTCATGCGAAACTAGCTGTGCAGACAGGCGTGCCAGAAGAGAATATTTATATTCCCGAAAAAGGAGACGTCATCGAGTATAAGAACAATAAGCTTCGCGTCACTTCAAAGGTTTCAGCTGGAAATGTGCTGATTGACGGCATTGGCGTAGGAGATGTCGGCAATATCGTTTTGCGGGACCGGAAGCTGCTTTCTCAAGATGGCATCTTTATAGTAGTGATTACATTAAGCAAAAAAGCAAAGAAAATAGTCTCCGGTCCAGAAATTATATCTCGCGGCTTTGTCTATGTGAGGGAATCCGAAAAATTAATGGATGAATCCACTAAGCTGGTCACTGACATTGTCGAAAAGAATATGGCTGGTGAATCGTTTGAATGGGCCAGCATTAAACAGGATGTCAGAGACCAGCTTAATACATTTTTATTTGAAAGAACAAAACGCCGCCCAATGATCCTGCCAATAATCATGGAAGTATAAAATCATAAAAAACCATTCTTGGCCTCAGTGCTCATGCCCTTCCCAGCAGAGGGAGTGAGAATGGCGCCATAAGAGGATTGAAAAGAGCCCCAGGGCTCTTTTTTTCTGTCTTCGCAGCCTTGAAAGGATAAATTCAGAAAAAATGAGAAAGATATTCTTATTCAAGAATGAAAGGAGCAGATGGAGTTGGATACGGATCAGGATAGAAAGAGAATGGAGGCTGGAGCGGAGCCTAAAGAAACACAGGAAAAAACAGAATCCGCTTTAATGGAAAAGATTCAGCAGCTTGGCCAAACGAACGTTCCGCAAATGGCTAAGGATACATCCGTTCATTGTTTGACCATTATCGGTCAAATTGAAGGGCATTTGCAGCTACCTCCCCAAAATAAAACGACCAAGTATGAACATGTGATTCCGCAAATTGTAGCCATTGAGCAAAATCCTGATATTAAAGGGCTGCTTGTGATCTTAAACACGGTTGGCGGGGATGTGGAAGCAGGGCTTGCCATTTCCGAAATGCTCGCATCTTTATCGAAACCGACCGTTTCTATCGTGCTCGGCGGCGGCCATTCCATTGGTGTGCCGATTGCAGTCTCTTGCGACTACAGCTTTATTGCTGAAACCGCTACAATGACGATTCATCCTATTCGCTTAACTGGATTGGTCATCGGCGTTCCTCAAAGCTTTGAGTATTTAGATAAAATGCAGGAACGCGTCGTTAAATTTGTCACCAGACATTCGGGCATTCAAGAGCAAGCGTTTAGAGATTTAATGCTGGCGAAAGGCAATTTAACGAGAGATATCGGTACGAATGTGGTTGGTAAAGATGCGGTCAACTACGGTTTGATCAATGAAGTCGGAGGAATTGGCGAGGCGATGAAAAAACTGAATAAATTCATTCAAGAGAATGAAACAGAAAGCAAGATGATCCAATGATTTTATATACCACGATGCCTCAAGAACATATTTTCCCGCATGATTTTACATCGGAGGAACTCGAGCTGATCTCCTGGAATGGCATTCCTCTTTATGCGGAGCGCGCCGATCACCAATATCGGGTCATTCGAATCGTCAGCACCGATCCATCTCATTATTTGAACGACTCCCTTACACCCGGAAGCATGATTTCTCGTTAAACAGTATTAGAAGGATGCGAACAAATATGCTATAATAAAGAAAGCAGCCAAAGCGGCTGCTTTCTTACTTTTATGTAATAATCTATGGAGTAGGTGGTTGGCCATGACTCGAAAAAGAAAGAAATCGTCTAGACGGACTAAGAAATCGCCGCAAATAAAAGAGGCATTAAAGCTTGAACTTATCGGCATAATATTAATTGCTTTGAGTCTAATAGGAATCATTCAGCTAGGAGCAGTAGGAAAAGCATTTGTTTATTTTTTTCGCTTTTTTTTCGGCCAATGGTATATGCTGGGGTTTATCGGAACCATCCTATACGGTACCTACATAATGGTTAAACGGGAAAGACCGCTTCTATTTCAGCGCAGGCAGGCGGGCGTGTATATTGTTGTCATCAGCCTGTTGCTATTAAGCCACGTAAAGCTGTTTGAGCTGTTAGGAAATGGCCGTTTATTTGCCGAACCTAGCGTTTTGGTCAATACGTGGAAGCTGTATTGGCTGGAAGTGAAGGAAGGGGCTCGCTTAACGAGCGATCTCGGAGGCGGGATGATTGGAGCGGTTTTGTTTTCTGTCTCGCATTTTTTATTTGATACGTTAGGCACCCGAATTCTAAGCTTTGTTCTCATAATGATCGGTTTAATTTTAATAACGGGAAAATCGGCGGGAGAATTATTCAGTCAACTGTCTGCCGCTGTCAAGAAAAACATTCAAAAGCAATGGCGAGCCTTCCGGCAAGATTTAAAGGACTGGCAAAGCGAGAGGCAAACCCGCGCCCGCAAACAAGCGGAGAAAGATGAAGCAGCTGATCGCACCGTCAAGATCAAGGGGGTGTCCTCGTCTTCGGCGGCAAGCGAGGAAGAGGAGTTTGACCATTCCGATCCAATTATTTCAAGCTTTTCGGAACGGGCATATACAGAGGAACCGCATGCGGACAAAGAGCCAGCGGAGCCTGGCAAAAAATCAGCTGCAAAAGCGGGGGGAAAAGAGGAAGATGCGCCGGCAATCTCCTTTACTGAAGTGGAAAATAAAGATTATCAGCTGCCGCCGCTTAAATTGCTGAAAAGGCCGAAGCAAACAGATCAAAGCAGGGAATACCAGCAAATTCATGCGAATGCCGCCAAGCTTGAAAGAACGTTCCAAAGCTTTGGTGTAAAGGCCAAGGTCACTCAGGTTCATCTTGGGCCTGCTGTTACAAAATATGAAGTTCACCCGGACGTGGGCGTAAAGGTAAGCAAGATTGTTAGCTTAAGTGACGATTTGGCATTGGCTCTTGCTGCCAAAGATATTCGGATGGAGGCACCCATCCCGGGCAAATCGGCCATCGGCATTGAAGTGCCCAATTCGGAGGTGGCCGTTGTGTCCCTGCGGGAAGTCGTGGAAGCCAATGCCCATAAAAAGCCAGAATCGAAGCTGCTGATTGCTTTCGGCCGCGATATTACGGGAGAAGCGGTTTCAACGGAATTAAATAAAATGCCGCATTTACTCGTTGCAGGAGCAACGGGCAGCGGCAAAAGTGTTTGCATCAACGGAATTATTACCAGCATTTTGATGAGAGCGAAGCCTCATGAAGTGAAAATGATGATGATCGACCCTAAAATGGTGGAATTGAATGTATATAACGGTATTCCCCATCTGCTGGCACCCGTTGTTACAGATCCAAAAAAAGCCTCCCAGGCCTTAAAGAAGGTCGTCGGTGAAATGGAGCGGCGCTATGATCTATTCTCCCATAGCGGAACAAGAAATATCGAAGGCTATAATGAACATATTAAGCGCCATAATGCAGCAACGGGAGAAAAACAGCCGCTTCTTCCATATATCGTCGTGATTGTGGATGAGCTGGCTGACTTGATGATGGTTGCGTCTAAAGATGTGGAAGATTCGATTACGCGATTAGCTCAGATGGCTCGGGCGGCCGGCATTCATCTCATCATTGCCACACAGCGCCCGTCCGTTGATGTCATCACGGGTGTGATCAAAGCTAATATCCCATCGAGAGTTGCTTTTGCTGTTTCTTCGATGACTGATTCAAGAACGATCCTTGACATGGGCGGAGCCGAAAAGCTGTTAGGACGCGGGGATATGCTCTTCCATCCGGTAGGCTCTTCCAAACCCGTGCGAATACAGGGGGCCTTCTTATCTGATGAAGAAGTGGAGGATGTAGTGAACTTTGTCATCTCCCAGCAGAAAGCGCAATATCAGGAGAGTATGATTCCTGAAGATGTGCCGGAGACGAAGGATGAAGTGGAAGATGAATTATATGATGAAGCTGTTCATCTTGTAGCTGAAATGCAGACAGCATCCGTTTCGATGCTTCAGCGCCGATTCCGCATCGGCTACAGCCGGGCGGCAAGGCTGATTGATGAAATGGAGCTTCGCGGGGTAGTGGGTCCCTATGAAGGCAGCAAGCCGAGAAATGTGCTGATTTCTAAACCGTCAGAGGAACAGTCTCCATAAAACAAGGGCCGGCTGAAAGCAGCAGCTAGCAGTCGGCTTTTGGTTATCCTAAATGCAGACTCACTTTATTTGACTGCCGGATGATCAATCTGAAATCATCTTTTCAAACTGTATTAAAAGGGAATATAATACCTATCATTACAATTGTCATCAGACGTCACAGGAAAGCAGGTGGTTACATGACGATCAAGTCAGATAATAGACATCTATATTTACAGATCATCGATCGCTTGAAGCGGGATATAGAAGCGGGAGTGTACAAGGGAAAAGAAAAGCTCCCCTCAGAATTCGAACTGGCCAAACAGCTCGGAGTCAGCCGGGCGACATTAAGGGAAGCTTTGCGCATTCTGGAAGAGGAAAATGTGATCACCCGAAGGCATGGGGTCGGCACCTTTGTTAATGCCAAGCCGCTGTTTACCTCGGGAATCGAACAATTATCAAGCGTTACGGATATGATTATTCAAGCAGGGATGGAGCCGGGTACGATCTTTTTAAGCTCCAACATCGAAAGCCCGACAGAGGAGGATATGAAGCGGTTTGGCAGTGAACCGGATGAGGACATTATCATTATTGAAAGAGTTCGTACAGCTAATGGGGAGCCCGTCGTTTATTGTCTGGATAAAATTCCAGTCAAGCTCTTTCCAAAGGAATACAATTACGACGATGAATCGCTATTTTCCGTGTTAGACCGTATTGGAAACCGGAAAATTTCTTATGCGGTCGCGCATATTGAACCATTCGGCTTTCATGAAAAGGTGTCGCCGATTTTGCAGTGTGATCCGGAAACCGCTTTGTTATTATTAAAGCAGCTTCATTTTGATGATTCGGACGTTCCCATTCTCTATTCAATGAATTATTTTAAGGCGGATAAGTTTAGATTTCATGTGATGAGAAAACGGATCTAGTCTTTTATCCCGCTGTAAAATGCCTTTCGGTCTCTTCCTTTAAGGACGGCGTCAGCAACGAAAGCCGAAGCGGGAGAACGAGGCATCTAAAGGCGCTGCAGCAGAACGCTGCGGCGGGTTAGTCTGGGTTCTTCTTTTCAAGCAGCGGGGATGAAGAAAACTCCGCTGCTTGAAGGTCACTTTACATAAAATCTATGCGGACGCCTACCGTGTTATGCCGAGCAGAAAATGAGAAAAGCCGTCCGTCCGCGGGCGTTTTTTTGTTAAGAACAGATGGGAAAAAGCCGCTGAAACTCTCTTTCCAAAGAGAGCTCAGCGTGCAGTTCAATGTTCAACCAGCCGGCACTCGTGTATAGTGAAATTAAGTTTTTAATAATTGCGGGCATGAAGAAGGGCTTTATCGGATAGAAATATAGACATAGATGCATGGATAAGGAGGATCTTTACGTGACTTTAGTGGATGAAATAGTAAAAAAGAAAAAAGGATATACCCTGCATATAATTCAAACGGACAAATACAAAACCAACACTCTTGTGTGGAAGATGAAAGCCCCTCTTGAAAAAGAGACAGTCACCATGCGAGCTTTGCTGCCTTATGTCTTGCAGAGCGGCTCAGAGGCTTATCCCGCTTCAACCGCTTTGCGCGCTCATTTAGACGATCTGTACGGTGCGAATTTTTTTGTGGATGTGGCCAAGAAGGGCGATTATCACATCATGAGCTTTTCAGTTGAAGTGGCCAACGAACGTTTTCTAAAGGACAAAGAACCGCTGTTAAAACAAGCGATGGATTTTTTCCATGAGGTGCTGTGCAAGCCCTTGGCCAAAGACGGCTCTTTTGATGAAGCAATCGTTGCCGGTGAAAAGCGCAATTTGAAGCATCGCATTCAAGCGGTGTATGATGATAAAATGCGCTTTGCGAGCGTGCGGTTGTTAGAAGAAATGTATGATGGCGAGCCTTACGCCCTGCAGTCGAACGGTTATCTTGAAGCGGTGGACCCCATTGATCCTGCATCTTTATTCCGCTATTATGAAAAAGCTTTTGCTGAGAATGAGATGGATTTGTATATGGTTGGAGACATTGACCCTCATGAAGCAGAACAAATCGCTGACCAGCTGTTCGCCTTTAACGAGCGGCCGCAGCTGCCTTCGAGCGCAAAGCTGGCTCTTTCGCGAAAGGACAAGCCAAAGATTGTGAAGGAGGTGCAGCCGATTAATCAAGGTAAGTTGAACATCGGCTACCAAACGAACGTGGTCTACGGCGATCCGGATTATTTTGCCCTGCAAGTGTTCAACGGCATCTTTGGCGGCTTCTCTCACTCGAAGCTCTTTGCCAACGTGCGTGAAAAAGCAAGTCTGGCTTATTATGCGGCGAGCCGCGTAGAGAGCCATAAAGGATTTCTGATGGTGCTGTCGGGCATCGACAGCAAAAACTACGATCAGGCCGTTCAAATTATTGATCAACAGCTCAATGCGATGAAAAAAGGTGAAATTTCGGAAAAGGAAATACTGCAAACAAGAGCCGTCATCCGCAATCAATTGCTGGAAACGGCCGATACCGCCCGCGGATTAATTGAGCTTTTGTATCAGAATGTCGTTGCCCGCAAGCACGTCACCCTTGATGACTGGCTGGAAGCGGTTGAAAGGACGACGATTGAAGAAGTAACGGCCGTGGCAGCTCAGGTGGAAACCGACACCATTTACTTCTTGTCTGGAACGGAGGATGCATGATGGAGAAAATAGTGTTTGATCAGCTCCAAGAAGAACTTTATTATGAAAAAATGTCCAACGGGCTTGATGTGTACGTTTTGCCGAAAAAAGGGTTCAACAAAACCTACGCTACATTTACTACGAAATACGGTTCGGTTGATCATTGCTTCGTTCCTCTCGGCAAGCAGGAATTTGTCCAAGTACCCGACGGCATTGCTCACTTTTTAGAACATAAAATGTTTGAAAAGGAGGAAGGGGATGTATTTCAGCATTTCAGCCGGCAAGGTGCTTCAGCCAACGCCTTCACTTCCTTTACAAGAACGGCTTACTTATTTTCATGCACAGCCAACGTTGTTCAAAATTTGGAAACGCTGATTAACTTTGTGCAGGACCCTTACTTTACGGAAAAAACAGTAGAGAAGGAAAAAGGGATCATCGGGCAAGAAATCCGGATGTATGACGATAATCCGGATTGGCAAGTGTATTTTGGCGTCATCCAAAATATGTATCATAGGCATCCGGTGAAGATTGATATTGCCGGTACAGTTGATTCGATCGCCGAGATTACGAAGGATCATTTATTTGAGTGCTATCGCACATTTTATCATCCGAGCAACATGCTGTTGTTTGTCGTCGGTTCGGTGGATCCGGAAAAAACGATGGCGCTTGTCCGCGACAACCAGGCACAAAAGCCTTTCGAAGCTCAGCCGAGCATTCAGCGTCGCTTTGAAGCGGAACCGGAAGCGGTGAAAGAGAAGAGGCGGGTACTGAAGATGAATGTTCAGACTTCCAAATGCGAAGTGGGATTGAAAGCGATTGATACAGAATTGCAAGGGAAAGAATTGCAAAAACGGGAGCTTGCCATGAACATTCTTCTTGATATGCTGTTTAGCAAAAGCTCCGAGCTGTATTTTACGATGTATCGGG from Bacillus xiapuensis encodes:
- the asd gene encoding aspartate-semialdehyde dehydrogenase; its protein translation is MNNKGFHVAVVGATGAVGQQMLKTLEKRDFPISQLTLLSSARSAGKAISFKGNEVIVQEAKPESFDGVDIALFSAGGSVSKTLAPEAAERGAIVIDNTSAFRMDPSVPLVVPEVNKEDLREHRGIIANPNCSTIQMVAALEPLRRAFGLKKIIVSTYQAVSGAGAKAVEELNEQTKAIINGENYEPGILPVGSGKKHYQIAFNAIPQIDKFEENGYTFEEMKMINETKKIMHMPQLHVAATCVRLPVATGHSESVYFEVEKQGLNASDIQEQLKEAPGIVLEDNPSEQVYPMPANCVGKNDVFVGRIRKDLDEDAGFHMWVVSDNLLKGAAWNSVQIAETLIEMGLVQAK
- the dapG gene encoding aspartate kinase gives rise to the protein MKIIVQKFGGTSVRDQQSRLNAKRHIEKAMKEGYKVVVVVSAMGRKGEPYATDTLLSLVNGEEMKLTAREQDMLLSCGEIISSLVFANMLLDNGISACALNGAQAGFMTNSEHTNAKILEMKCTRLLSELETHDVVVVAGFQGANKAGDVTTIGRGGSDTSAAALGAALGAEWVDIFTDVEGIMTADPRIADKARPLAVVTYNEVCNMAYQGAKVIHPRAVEIAMQAKVPIRIRSTYSDGVGTLVTSLAKQNKGSDIRERLVTGIAHVADVAQIKVHAKKDHYNLQAEVFKAMANEHISVDFINISPTGVVYTVNGKMAEHAREVLRSLGYEPEIEKGCAKVSVVGAGMTGVPGVTSTIVHALADKGVRILQSADSHTTIWVLVKNEELTTAVNALHDAFHLHEEHFEYEFKK
- the dapA gene encoding 4-hydroxy-tetrahydrodipicolinate synthase, with protein sequence MASFGRVSTAMVTPFDSKGNIDFGKITQLVDYLIENGTDSIVVAGTTGESPTLTSEEKIALFKHTVTAAAGRVPVIAGTGSNNTKSTIELTKKAEEAGVDAIMLVAPYYNKPNQEGIYQHFKTAALATSLPVMLYNIPGRAGVNIAPETIIQLSEIDNIVAVKEASGDIDAVTEIIAKTANDFLVYCGDDGLTLPVLSVGGDGVVSVASHIAGKEMQQMVTAFLEGNIQQAAKIHQELLPLMRGLFAAPSPVPVKTALQIKGMDMGSVRLPLVPLTEAERARLLKLL
- a CDS encoding ribonuclease J, producing the protein MGKKKNEIIKVIPLGGVGEIGKNMTVIEVDQEIFVVDAGLMFPENEMLGIDTVIPDISYLIENKERVKGIFLTHGHEDAIGALGYVLKKVKAPVYGTKLTIALAKMRLREENVKDEVKYYTVHSDSKLRFEGVDVTFFRTTHSIPDSLGVAILTSEGAIVHTGEFKFDQAAKGFYEPDIGKMAQLGRNGVFMLLSDSTEAERPGHTTSESVVAGQLSDAFHSAKGRVIVASFASNLVRIQQVFDAAYENGRKVAISGRSLQRVNDIAIKLGYLNVKEDVLISLQEISEYPDHKVVILTTGVQGEPIEALQKMAKGANKHVKIKQNDTVLLTATPSPGLELLMAKTVNLLYRAGATVLTGDRKVHVSGHGFQEDLKFMLNIMKPRFFVPIQGEYRMLKSHAKLAVQTGVPEENIYIPEKGDVIEYKNNKLRVTSKVSAGNVLIDGIGVGDVGNIVLRDRKLLSQDGIFIVVITLSKKAKKIVSGPEIISRGFVYVRESEKLMDESTKLVTDIVEKNMAGESFEWASIKQDVRDQLNTFLFERTKRRPMILPIIMEV
- a CDS encoding ClpP family protease, which produces MELDTDQDRKRMEAGAEPKETQEKTESALMEKIQQLGQTNVPQMAKDTSVHCLTIIGQIEGHLQLPPQNKTTKYEHVIPQIVAIEQNPDIKGLLVILNTVGGDVEAGLAISEMLASLSKPTVSIVLGGGHSIGVPIAVSCDYSFIAETATMTIHPIRLTGLVIGVPQSFEYLDKMQERVVKFVTRHSGIQEQAFRDLMLAKGNLTRDIGTNVVGKDAVNYGLINEVGGIGEAMKKLNKFIQENETESKMIQ
- a CDS encoding YlzJ-like family protein; the protein is MILYTTMPQEHIFPHDFTSEELELISWNGIPLYAERADHQYRVIRIVSTDPSHYLNDSLTPGSMISR
- a CDS encoding DNA translocase FtsK, with amino-acid sequence MTRKRKKSSRRTKKSPQIKEALKLELIGIILIALSLIGIIQLGAVGKAFVYFFRFFFGQWYMLGFIGTILYGTYIMVKRERPLLFQRRQAGVYIVVISLLLLSHVKLFELLGNGRLFAEPSVLVNTWKLYWLEVKEGARLTSDLGGGMIGAVLFSVSHFLFDTLGTRILSFVLIMIGLILITGKSAGELFSQLSAAVKKNIQKQWRAFRQDLKDWQSERQTRARKQAEKDEAADRTVKIKGVSSSSAASEEEEFDHSDPIISSFSERAYTEEPHADKEPAEPGKKSAAKAGGKEEDAPAISFTEVENKDYQLPPLKLLKRPKQTDQSREYQQIHANAAKLERTFQSFGVKAKVTQVHLGPAVTKYEVHPDVGVKVSKIVSLSDDLALALAAKDIRMEAPIPGKSAIGIEVPNSEVAVVSLREVVEANAHKKPESKLLIAFGRDITGEAVSTELNKMPHLLVAGATGSGKSVCINGIITSILMRAKPHEVKMMMIDPKMVELNVYNGIPHLLAPVVTDPKKASQALKKVVGEMERRYDLFSHSGTRNIEGYNEHIKRHNAATGEKQPLLPYIVVIVDELADLMMVASKDVEDSITRLAQMARAAGIHLIIATQRPSVDVITGVIKANIPSRVAFAVSSMTDSRTILDMGGAEKLLGRGDMLFHPVGSSKPVRIQGAFLSDEEVEDVVNFVISQQKAQYQESMIPEDVPETKDEVEDELYDEAVHLVAEMQTASVSMLQRRFRIGYSRAARLIDEMELRGVVGPYEGSKPRNVLISKPSEEQSP
- a CDS encoding GntR family transcriptional regulator, with the protein product MTIKSDNRHLYLQIIDRLKRDIEAGVYKGKEKLPSEFELAKQLGVSRATLREALRILEEENVITRRHGVGTFVNAKPLFTSGIEQLSSVTDMIIQAGMEPGTIFLSSNIESPTEEDMKRFGSEPDEDIIIIERVRTANGEPVVYCLDKIPVKLFPKEYNYDDESLFSVLDRIGNRKISYAVAHIEPFGFHEKVSPILQCDPETALLLLKQLHFDDSDVPILYSMNYFKADKFRFHVMRKRI
- the yfmF gene encoding EF-P 5-aminopentanol modification-associated protein YfmF, coding for MTLVDEIVKKKKGYTLHIIQTDKYKTNTLVWKMKAPLEKETVTMRALLPYVLQSGSEAYPASTALRAHLDDLYGANFFVDVAKKGDYHIMSFSVEVANERFLKDKEPLLKQAMDFFHEVLCKPLAKDGSFDEAIVAGEKRNLKHRIQAVYDDKMRFASVRLLEEMYDGEPYALQSNGYLEAVDPIDPASLFRYYEKAFAENEMDLYMVGDIDPHEAEQIADQLFAFNERPQLPSSAKLALSRKDKPKIVKEVQPINQGKLNIGYQTNVVYGDPDYFALQVFNGIFGGFSHSKLFANVREKASLAYYAASRVESHKGFLMVLSGIDSKNYDQAVQIIDQQLNAMKKGEISEKEILQTRAVIRNQLLETADTARGLIELLYQNVVARKHVTLDDWLEAVERTTIEEVTAVAAQVETDTIYFLSGTEDA